Below is a genomic region from Pleuronectes platessa chromosome 5, fPlePla1.1, whole genome shotgun sequence.
AAGGTCAGAAGAgtcagaaattaagccaaataCACTGTTTGTCTCCGATCTATAATAAATGCAACAGTTTTTGCTCAACTACTTTTtctatctttttatttcatataaataTTGTGGACTGCCACAGCAATTAGCTCAGCTGCTTTGATTCTAGAGCCTGATATCTAGGTTTGAAGACTTTGTTACCTTGTGATCCAGCTGCCTCTGTTTCTCCACAGCCTCCTCCAGACTCAGACCCAcccactccacctcctcctctggcatctcaaactgctgctcagacagaattacataaaaaaaacgtaaatgttaattattaattCTGGGACATAAACCACATACAAGTTGATTAAAACACATCCGACTGACCTTGTATTTACTGTAAACCTTCTCTCTTTTGACAGGGTCATTGGGGTAAAGCTCTGTGTTTCTGCGCACCAGGCGAAGCAACATTGCTCTCTTCAGGTTCATTCCCACTTTGGAGTTCAGGTCTTCCTTTGGTGTCTAAAAGGAGACAGACATAAGAGTCACATAAAAAGCTTGACAAAAAAtgtgaattattattttattcagagGTACCGTTCTCTTACTCTGAGAATATAAAAGTCCAGGCCATAGGCAGCATCTATGAGGTTTAGAGTGCGAGGTGTGACGGTGATGGTGAATGTGTGATCCAGGATTTCGCTGTACAACTCTCTTTTGAACAGCTGTGGTTTCCAGGTTTTCTTCAGACGATTGGACATCTACAGGAAGAGATGATTCAGAGAAGTAAATTCAGTGTTATGATTTCATGTCTGCAGCTTCAAGTGTCAAATAACTGCAGCTTTGTGCaggaaataaaagataaagtCTTCTCACTTCTCGTTTTCGATCAAGATAATAACTATAATTTgtgactgaaaaagaaaaaatattttctttttgagaAGGTTTAATGTTGATTAAACCACCGATTATTTCCTTGATTAGTTGATTATAATTTTCTCTATAGATAGTCTGAAAttaggaaaataaaatgttaaattcgGGATATAATTTACCAAAAGCAGTCAGAAATTCAGTGAACTATTATatatgacaaagaaaagcatcaCATCTCACTTTGTCATTGTTGGCGTATCTGAAGCCACTTATCCAGCCCTCCCCTCCCCACAGGCCGTCCTGGGCTTCTGGGGGGTAGTAGATGGGGATTGGGACGTCCTGCACCCGTTCCTTGTGACCAGTGACTGGGTTGGCTCGGTACTGAACTCCCAGCGGTTTGAAGTGGACAGGGGTGGGCTCCTTCTTCTCCAGGGACTTAAGGTAGTGTTTAGGGAGACGAGCGTAGATGCCCTGCGTCATTTTCAGAGCCTCCCACATTTTGGGGGGGTATTTATGAAGCGGCATGACGGgctcttttaaaataaatcctggaaGACACAAGAAGGAGAGGATGAAATGAATGTCACTTACTTAGAAGTTGTAAACTATAATCAGGTGCTGGCCAAATGTAGGCGATGCAAAACACCAAGATCAAAACTTTGCTCCAGAttattttgaaattaatttaaacaCCGTCTGTTAATGGTAAATCAGGCAACAACCACGGAAACTTAAATCAGACTTTGTTTATGTTACCAAACTTCGTACAGTAGACAAGATAATTGTGCTTATCTAAATTCTCATTTGAATAGGCTCATGTGTAAAGCAATATTTCTGGTCACTATCTTAGATACAGTGAGAAACCGCAAACTTTTCATGCACTATTTTACCTGGGATGGTGAAAAGGTTGTCAGAAGCCAatctttgtatttgtgaatCCTGTGTTATGTGTTGTGGCCAAACTTTTAAATAAACGATTAAGCTGCAGATTAATAGTCTCGGTCTGGTGGTCGCTTTGTCTTAATagtatttatattaataattcacAGAAACTCACAGGAGAGCAACTTCCATGTTAGCAAGATGCTAACGGGCACAGGCCACCAACACAGATGTGACTGAGTCTATTTAACCAAACAGTGTCTCTGCGAGTCTGATAGAACATGAAGGGATGATTCAGAAGGTCGGTCTTACCTGGTGatgagaaaacagaaacatacaCTAAACACAACACACGTTTTTAGCCCTGGTTATCCCACAAGGACACAACATGAGAGTTCCGGTCCTCACCGATGGGCACGTCTTCAACAACGAGGGACGTGATTGGATGTCAGACCGGCTACTGTCGCAGGTGATTGGCTTACGCTGTTGTCAAACGAGCTTCTCTTGTACTTCCAGGATGGCCGGATGTAGATTCACAAGCCGGTCAAATTGTatctattgtattttatttgtatttattttacacacaATTGTCTTAATAACTACGATTTGAATTTATATAAATTTGTATATAATAAACAGCTCAATACAACACCGTTATTTTCTGACAACATCAAAAACCCACTTCACCACGCTTAGTTTATAAATGTCTTCTAATGGTcgttttaattcattattaagATTTCATCcattgattaatttgattctacTAACTAAAAGCAACGTTTTAATTTCTGTCCAAGTAGAAATAATTGACAACAAGAAGGAAAGTAACAGAAATGATCAGTGTACATTTATTATTAATCCCAATATTACTACAAATCAACTAATTTCATCAATATATGACATTAGACATATCCTGGCTGAGTGTCACGGAAAGGAAATCTGATCAAATTTgagatgttttattgtgaaaggctACGGCAGTCAGGAAGTTAAGACCTCCCGTTCAGATGGATCCTGAGAGTTTTAGTGAAAATGAGCAAATtacaaatctaatctaatctaatccacTGCTGTGGTTCCACCGCCCGAAAGGTGGAATTGAACCACTCTGCCGCTAAGCAGCTACAGGTTTGAAGCCTGCACCCCGGACCACCGAGGCTCATCCGGGCACTAGTGATATGTCCACGGGAACTATAAATACCTTGAAGAAAGCAACACTGGTTTTACCTACGGTGTCAACAACGACGACCACCGTTAGTTTGTATTGATCAAATAAAGATTGTTTACACAGTGTTTATCCACAGGCTGGCTAGTAACCGGCTGGCTGAAACCATTCGTTCGTGAAATATACACAAAATAAGCACAGACATGTCGgactgtgttgttttattcaaaGCAGACGCTGTGTGATTGGCTGTATGGGGGGAAATAAGGAGGAGCAAGGCCACGTCACCCCAAGTAGGAGATACAGTCAGGTTATAATACAAACACGTTTCCATAGTTATGTGGTTTAGTATTAGTAATGGAGTTTATTGTTCACACCGATCCATCcttattgtttttgattacaGTCAGTGGTGCAGGTACTATCTACATCAACAGTGGAAGGACTAATTCCACACTATTATTTTGTTCGTAATTAAGCTGGccaatatatatagatatactttattttgtaaaacatcACAATTACTCAAACTTCAATTTTTGGTCAAATGCAAAATGAAAACCTCAAAGTTATTCAGGTCGTTTTATAAGAAGTAAAACCAGCATCGCCTCCTGTTGAGAAGCTGGAAATATGAAATGTTAGTTGTAAACGtagttttacattttctgttaaAATGAATAACATTTAAACTGACTCCTCATTTCAGCTCTTATGTTATATACTATTGGTAAATTAGATAACATGATAGTTTCTAGGTCTTCATATGTTctgaatgtaaaacattaaaataactgGGTGAATTTTGAAGGACTTATCCATATGCATTTATTCTACTTTCCTTTTGCTATGACATTTCAGTTTCGCTTTGGGGATTCAAAAATATTTCTATGGTTTTataatgaaaagaaacactttagtatcattcattttatttccgGACCAGAGAACACAAAAGTTCAAGTTACAAACGAGGGAACATTTACTCTATTTTTACACAATTTCACTTGATATGATATAAATCTTTGGTTTAGCACCATgttaatgtaataaaaacaacatcatacaTTTTAACCTTTTGAATTAGCTttcagtgtttatttttaaactctCTCTTAGGTTGAAACTAGCACTATTTGAAGGTGTTCTCTATGACGAGTGTCTGTTCCGTCGTTCCTCCAGCTGGTGGCGCCAGCGCACTGCTGGTCTTCTCTTCCAGGAGAGAGCAGCACATGTTGCCTGAACAGGCCTTTCCACAGGCCAGGCTGCAGGGAGGGGGCGGAGGCCGGGAGGGGGCGCTCCCTGCACCTCCTGCAGAGCATGAAGCAAACTCTGGCTGCACCGTGCAGCTGCTCACTCCCACACTCTGAAGCACCTTGGTGACGGCCAACATCAGATCAGCACACCTGGGGAAATGTGAAGGATTCTGTGTTAACCAATACACTCTCAGTGATATCTCCCAAAAGCTGcacaataatagtaaatatgacTGTGGATATCTGTCTGCGTTTGTCAGCCCTGGGATAAACCTGTCAGGGGTTCACTTCAACTGTCACCCAGTGGGAGCCGGGACCAGCTGTGACAGTGCACAGGGTAATGGTCACACAAAATAAAGGACTGATtgatgatgacgtttctaatgATAAAGTGGCTATTGATGACCAGTCAAATCTGTCATTCTAAAGTGAAGGTTATATGGAAAGGGTGTAGGGTGAGGGTGAGTCCAAAAATGACAGTTGCTCAAACTTTGCTTCATTGGCCTAGAGAAAAAACTTGCACCAACTGGCAAAtggacaacaaacaaacacaaatagccTTAACAAGTAGCCTTAAGGGAAGTCTACAACCAACCCACTTCCCTTGGATGAATCTTGAAATCCCCCAAATTTAAAAACCATATTGATTGTGAAACTTTTCCCGTTCACCTGTGCACTGGAAACCCGGCGTGGCACAGCACGTGGACAGAGGCCACCGTGAAAGATTCTGTTAACTGCCAAACGTGGAGGTCGTGCACAGCCTGCACTCCGTGGACGCCTGCAATCCTTTCTCCAAGATCCGACACACAAAGGTGTGGAGGTGGGgcctgcagcagcaacacaccgTACCGGCGCATCTGGAGGAAAGATGGATGAGTGAAGTATGGAAAAGCCATGAGTCTTGTTCTCCCCGCTATTTAAAACACCACAGGTATTATAAAAGCTGTTGCAATGTGCTGAGAGCAGACATGTACTCTATGGAGATGGTCCTTTGTTTAAATGCCTGTCGGCGATTGCAACTGTGCATCATAAGAAGCATttcatttattataataatacacGAGAAGGGGTTAAACAATTGAACACTTAActttcatcatcatttaaaaaactgaaacataacTCTAGAGGTGGTTTGTAGTAATGGCTTTAAAGGCGCACCCCTCTTCCCACTGTAATTCAGAGGTTTGATGGTCCAGCAACGACAATAATGTAAAGAAACTATTACGATTGTTTGAGTATTTAAGTAACTGTGTGTTTAAAAGCTTCTCACATTTCTAAATATATCACAATTCGGAAATGAGAACACGTTCCAATTAAATATCAACATTACCAACCTAATCTTCCTGccttgtaaaacattaataatagtaataaaccCCTCCAATAATGAAGTACTAAGCAGTTTAAACTGCAATCTGAAGCATTTTTCATATATTTCACTACTGGAATTTTCTAGGTTGCAAAGAATTAGTGGGTTGAACTAATAACTTGGTCTGGACAGGAGCTTCATCATCATTTGAACTCAATGCTATGACATAAACACAGAGGCTGACCTGGGGCACGGCGGTGGCGATCAGCACGCCCACAGCCACCAGGGAGAGAACTGGATCCAGGTAAAGCAGGATGGCGCAGGCTCCGGAGCCGTGCCGGCACTGAggggtgagcagcagcagcagcaggctgtcCATCAGAgccaggaggggaggggagaggccCTGAACTACCAGGAGGGGCGACAGCCGGCTCTGCAGCCGCTGACTGCTCGCTGCAGAGCTCTCACTGGGATGTGAAGACTTCCAGACTGGAGCATCTGAGGtgggataaaaaaataaaatatgaaaggtAGCTTTCATTAATGTATTTACACAATCAGACCTAACAattatcaaaaacaagatatttgcCAAGATTTTGTGAAAGTATTTTGCATATTGTGCTCTGATGTACTACAGATACTTTATGTAGAAGAGTAACTTTACAATATTAATAAGGTATGTTTGATATTCATATCTATGAAGGATGTCTGTGAGAACGCAAAACTCTGAATCAGTTGCTCCAGATATTTTCTGGAAGTTTTCCTgccaggaaaatgtctggatatTGTGAAATATATGAAAGTTCCTGTCTGAAGGGGATTGTAAGATGTCCTAGGTGACAGAACAAGAAGTTACACTCTCACCAAGATGTCCCAcgctttttttctctttagatGTCTCTGTGATGGCTTTTGAAAGACTCTCAACTTTGCAAGCCTTCAGATCTGCAGGACCACTCTCACTgtccagtggagctgctgcatgCAGGTGGACTTCTGGCTGTGGGGTTTGAGAGTCTGCTGCAGGGACGCTGGAGGCTCCTGGGTTACAGAGGACAAGCGCCCCATTGCAGAGCGAGTCGTGTGCAGCAGACTGGACTTTGACAACATCATCCAGGACTCCCCCCGGCACAGccaggcctttggattcttctGCAGCCAAGACTGTGGGAATCAAACAAGaggaatgaaaaacaaacatgttggatGCACCTTACAGCTGGATACACAGTAAGAAGCTGCTTTAAAGAAAAGCCTCCACACTGACCCACTACAAACTCCAGTTAACTCCAGTCATGGTGATTTCAGTGTCAGTGAAATCACACATCAATCAAGTTAAGAATATCTCTGATTAGAATGATCATCTATTCTCACATGTTCTGAGCATCAACACcattgtcatgtgtgtgtgttttcccctAAACCATagatagactgtgtataaagatggtgACTGCTCCCTAAAGTTGAACCAAAGTGTCTCAATCTAC
It encodes:
- the LOC128439697 gene encoding uncharacterized protein LOC128439697, whose translation is MENKVTFFRFRRTDHIQGPHSLLTSGCGSSTLSVAGMRTLYWCMLGVAILLLVTEVVISQLCKSIITLVDAFHTFFILMHMVLHPQAAPSSEDSLASPQFSSSETPSPTLPAEPSTESLHGTCGSSNASAQPNHEAALDCSVSFADSRLQPVGDFLSSLLLALLNVSYSLKILGLSFDPQPVQNLLLVVVIAALSLLYKILVLSVNWVKLQEERAGATRQPQAETQFEVIHKVLAAEESKGLAVPGGVLDDVVKVQSAAHDSLCNGALVLCNPGASSVPAADSQTPQPEVHLHAAAPLDSESGPADLKACKVESLSKAITETSKEKKSVGHLDAPVWKSSHPSESSAASSQRLQSRLSPLLVVQGLSPPLLALMDSLLLLLLTPQCRHGSGACAILLYLDPVLSLVAVGVLIATAVPQMRRYGVLLLQAPPPHLCVSDLGERIAGVHGVQAVHDLHVWQLTESFTVASVHVLCHAGFPVHRCADLMLAVTKVLQSVGVSSCTVQPEFASCSAGGNMCCSLLEEKTSSALAPPAGGTTEQTLVIENTFK
- the mrpl28 gene encoding 39S ribosomal protein L28, mitochondrial codes for the protein MPLHKYPPKMWEALKMTQGIYARLPKHYLKSLEKKEPTPVHFKPLGVQYRANPVTGHKERVQDVPIPIYYPPEAQDGLWGGEGWISGFRYANNDKMSNRLKKTWKPQLFKRELYSEILDHTFTITVTPRTLNLIDAAYGLDFYILRTPKEDLNSKVGMNLKRAMLLRLVRRNTELYPNDPVKREKVYSKYKQFEMPEEEVEWVGLSLEEAVEKQRQLDHKEPEPLFKACVDELVEKLRLQHLSEPLVIEKK